The genome window GGTGGTCGTATCGTCATGGCTCATCGCAGCAATGAAAAATTCTGTCAGCAATTGTCAGACCGCTTGCTGGAAACATTCCCACAAGCCAATATCAAAATCCTCCCAACTTCTGGTCTCTGCAGTTTTTATGCAGAAGATGGCGGTTTGTTGATGGGATATGAAATTAACTAAGATTATGAGCAACAAGAGATGCCAAGCATCTCTTGTTTTTTGTGGTACAATAGAGCTATGAAACATTTTGATACTATTGTCATCGGTGGAGGTCCTGCTGGCATGATGGCTACGATTTCTAGTAGCTTTTATGGTCAGAAAACTCTTCTCATCGAAAAAAATCGCAAACTTAGTAAAAAATTGGCCGGTACAGGCGGCGGTCGCTGCAATGTGACCAACAATGGAACTTTAGATGACCTATTAGCTGGCATCCCTGGAAATGGGCGCTTTCTTTACAGTGTCTTCTCCCAGTTTGATAACCATGATATCATCAACTTTTTTACGGAAAATGGAGTCAAACTTAAGGTCGAGGACCACGGCCGCGTCTTTCCTGCTAGTGACAAGTCTCGGACCATTATCGAGGCCTTGGAAAAGAAAATCGCTGAGCTAGGCGGACAAGTTCTCACTCAAACAGAAATTGTTTCGGTTAAAAAGATAGACAACCAGTTTGTCCTTAAGTCCGCAGACCAAACTTTCACTTGTGACAAACTGATTGTGACAACTGGTGGTAAATCCTATCCTTCCACTGGATCGACTGGATTTGGCCACGATATTGCCCGTCATTTTAAACATACCATTACCGAGCTTGAAGCCGCTGAAAGTCCATTGTTGACAGATTTTCCTCACAAAGCGCTTCAGGGGATTTCGCTGGACGATGTAACTTTAAGTTATGGCAAGCATGTCATCACTCATGATCTGCTCTTTACCCACTTTGGTTTATCTGGCCCTGCTGCCCTGCGCATGTCTAGTTTTGTCAAAGGTGGGGAGGTTATTTCACTGGATGTTTTGCCTCAACTTTCTGAGAATAACTTGGCAACCTTTCTAGAAGAAAATCGAGAAAAATCCTTGAAAAATGCTTTAAAAACTTTGCTTCCAGAACGCTTGGCAGAATTTCTTGTGCAAGGCTATCCTGAAAAAGTCAAACAGCTAACTGAAAAAGAACG of Streptococcus oralis contains these proteins:
- a CDS encoding NAD(P)/FAD-dependent oxidoreductase, with the protein product MKHFDTIVIGGGPAGMMATISSSFYGQKTLLIEKNRKLSKKLAGTGGGRCNVTNNGTLDDLLAGIPGNGRFLYSVFSQFDNHDIINFFTENGVKLKVEDHGRVFPASDKSRTIIEALEKKIAELGGQVLTQTEIVSVKKIDNQFVLKSADQTFTCDKLIVTTGGKSYPSTGSTGFGHDIARHFKHTITELEAAESPLLTDFPHKALQGISLDDVTLSYGKHVITHDLLFTHFGLSGPAALRMSSFVKGGEVISLDVLPQLSENNLATFLEENREKSLKNALKTLLPERLAEFLVQGYPEKVKQLTEKEREQLLQSIKALKIPVIGKMSLAKSFVTKGGVSLKEINPKTLESKLVPGLHFAGEVLDINAHTGGFNITSALCTGWVAGLNPINTK